GCGCAAGTGACGAGATACTTGCCGGGCCTGGTGGGCTTGAAATGGATGGGCACGCTCATGCCGGGGATGGCGTCCTGACAGACACGCAAGCCGACGATCTTGAAAGAATGGATCACGTCCTTGGACGTGATGTGCATGATGACGTTGGTGCCGACCGGGACGTGGATGTCCTTCGCGGAGGGGACGATGTCGTCCTTGGCGGCGGGGTCGGAGTAGTCGATGCCGAACTGGTTGGTGGCGCTGAGGAACTTGACGTCGACCTTGCCGAACTTGGCGTCCGCGCCGGGGTATCGGGTGTTCCAGGTGAACTGCTCGCCGATGACGCGGATGACCACGGAGTCCTTCTCCTCGGGGAACTTCTCGACCGCGTGCGCCCAAAGGGGGATGGCGAAGCCGATGAGCAGGACGGCCTCGGCGACGATGACCGCGCCCTCGATGACGTTCGAAGCCTGCGACTTGGTGCCGGCGTAGTCGGCCTTGGGATTCGCCCCGCTGCGGAAGCGCACGAGCACGTAAAAGAAATACAGGATCCAGCCGACGAACAGCGCGGCCATGAGGTAGTGCACGTAGAGGATGAAGTCGTCCAACTTCGGCGCGTGTTCGGCACCACCGGGCGGAAGCTTGAGAATCTGATGCTTGAGGGTGTCAGTGAAGTTCATGTTCGGCTTGGGAAACTTGCGCGACGGCCTGTGCGGCCAACCGCCCGCGGCGGATGATGTGGACGAAGAAGATCGCGATGCCGCCGAGCACGCACACTGCGACGAAGAGCAGGCTCAGGATGCCCGCGGCCATGCCCTCGGCGAGCTTGCCGTCGCTCTTGCCGAAGCACGCAGCACACGCGAACGCGCCCTGTGACCACAGCGCGAGCATCGCGCAAAGCGCGGGCGCGGCGAACCGGGATGAGCGGCGCGGGTTCACAGGTAACTGATGTGCTTGAGCTTCTTCAAAAAGTAACGGCCGTAGGCAAGCAGCCCGGCTCCGGCGAGCGTGGAACCGCAGGCGAGGACGAGGTCGGAGGTCGCGCCTGCCGTGCGCCAGGCATGGAGTTCCCACGCGCCGAAGCCGAAGCTCAGCAGCGTCGAGGCCGTGATGAACACGATATGGAATGCCTTCAGGGACATCAGCGCCAGAACGTGGTCAGGATTTTGAGGGACGCGGAGCCGGGAAAGTCGTGAGAACCCCAGATGAAGATGAACATCATCGAGCCGAAGAAGAAGAAAGTGCAGGTGAGCAGGCTGTAGATGAGCTTTCGCTCGGAAATGAGGTGCATAAAGTAGCCGGCGACGAGCCCGGCCTTGACCGTGGCAATGAGCAGGGCGATGGCGATGTTCGCGGCTCGCGAACCGAAATCCACGTAGGACGCGAGCACGGTGATGATCGTGCCGACGCCGAGCGCGTAGAAGACGAAGAGATATTTCTTCACCGACTGGCGCACGTGCTCGATGTCGTGCGCGTGGTCGTGTGTGGCGGCTCCGGGTCCGTGCGAATGGTCGTGGCTCATGCGAGGGGGAGTAGGAGTAGGAGTGGGATTAAGAGAGATCAGAGGAGGTAGAGGACCGGGAACAGGAAGATCCAGACCAGGTCGACGAAGTGCCAGAACAGGCCGGACACCTCGACGCGGTTGGTGAAGCGATCGGGATCCGTGCGCCACATCGCAGCGCCCGGTCCCCAAAGGAAACCGATGACGATCGCGCCGCCGAGCACGTGCAACGCGTGCAGG
This genomic interval from Verrucomicrobiota bacterium contains the following:
- a CDS encoding cytochrome c oxidase subunit II is translated as MNFTDTLKHQILKLPPGGAEHAPKLDDFILYVHYLMAALFVGWILYFFYVLVRFRSGANPKADYAGTKSQASNVIEGAVIVAEAVLLIGFAIPLWAHAVEKFPEEKDSVVIRVIGEQFTWNTRYPGADAKFGKVDVKFLSATNQFGIDYSDPAAKDDIVPSAKDIHVPVGTNVIMHITSKDVIHSFKIVGLRVCQDAIPGMSVPIHFKPTRPGKYLVTCAQLCGGGHATMNAFVTVEDPKAFTEWLAKNAKSGGATSFE